The Lysobacter gummosus genome includes a region encoding these proteins:
- a CDS encoding lipase family alpha/beta hydrolase, producing the protein MSRLHLGRLIGAPLLLALLLCASAFPASADDYTKTRYPVVLVHGLFGFDAIGGVYDYWFGIPQALRSGGAEVYVAQVTAANSNEVRGEELIDQLETLRALHGYAKFNLIGHSQGGPTARYVASVRPDLVASMTSVGSPHAGSKVADFVGTTLPEGSPLRPLVASFVNAFADLIGLLSGSNNSQDSLAALKALDSAGAARFNARYPQGKPATACGAGAGKVDGIAYYSFGGTSNSTNFFDGSDIAMIAGGLLFGGEANDGLVGRCSSHWGQVIRDDYDWNHLDEVNQIAGLRGVFSSNPTSVYRAQVNRLKNAGL; encoded by the coding sequence ATGTCGCGACTCCATCTGGGCCGCCTGATCGGCGCGCCGTTGCTGCTGGCGCTGCTGTTGTGCGCCAGCGCGTTCCCCGCGTCGGCCGACGACTACACCAAGACCCGCTATCCGGTGGTGCTGGTGCACGGCTTGTTCGGCTTCGACGCCATCGGCGGCGTCTACGACTACTGGTTCGGCATCCCGCAGGCTTTGCGCTCCGGCGGCGCCGAGGTCTACGTGGCCCAGGTCACCGCGGCCAATTCGAATGAAGTGCGCGGCGAAGAACTGATCGATCAGCTCGAAACCCTGCGGGCTCTGCACGGCTACGCCAAGTTCAATCTGATCGGCCATAGCCAGGGCGGCCCGACCGCGCGCTATGTCGCCTCGGTGCGTCCGGATCTGGTCGCGTCGATGACCTCGGTCGGCTCGCCGCACGCCGGCAGCAAGGTCGCCGATTTCGTCGGCACCACGCTGCCCGAAGGCTCGCCGTTGCGGCCGCTGGTGGCGTCGTTCGTCAACGCCTTCGCCGATCTGATCGGATTGTTGTCGGGCAGCAACAACAGCCAGGATTCGCTGGCGGCGCTCAAAGCGCTCGACAGCGCCGGCGCGGCGCGCTTCAACGCGCGCTATCCGCAAGGCAAGCCGGCGACGGCCTGTGGCGCGGGCGCGGGCAAGGTCGACGGAATCGCCTATTACTCCTTCGGCGGTACTTCGAACTCGACGAACTTCTTCGACGGCTCCGATATCGCGATGATCGCCGGCGGCCTGCTGTTCGGCGGCGAAGCCAACGACGGCCTGGTCGGTCGCTGTTCCTCGCACTGGGGCCAGGTGATCCGCGACGACTACGACTGGAACCATCTCGACGAGGTCAACCAGATCGCCGGCCTGCGCGGCGTTTTCAGCTCGAACCCGACCAGCGTCTACCGCGCGCAGGTCAACCGGCTCAAGAACGCGGGCCTGTAA
- a CDS encoding lipase secretion chaperone: protein MRSVASIFAMACAAVLAIAAIFAVGRWFETPRLWAAPVVSSGPASRISDPDIGGERNAVDDPAAVAVGDSLRDTDVDGAVRLDAQGQPIPDRELRRLFDYFLSRSGEQSPEAIRSALLEHLQSRLAPPALATVLAWFDAYLLLEHDSATLAQASDDREHTFARVRSLRRERLGEALADAWYGEEERAFELADARSKLLAERGLSEAERNRRLAELNAMSADATPQAAQLDEALRQNREFELAGVDAATRYAEREAQFGAQAAQRLGELDQRRAQWQLRLRSYAAQRQSVLADNALSQSQRQQRLDALLARFDANEQRRVDALTRNGKLPGQ from the coding sequence ATGCGCTCGGTCGCATCGATTTTCGCGATGGCCTGCGCCGCGGTGCTTGCGATCGCGGCAATCTTCGCGGTCGGGCGCTGGTTCGAAACGCCGCGGCTGTGGGCGGCGCCGGTGGTCAGCAGCGGGCCGGCCAGTCGCATTTCCGATCCCGACATCGGCGGCGAACGCAATGCCGTCGACGATCCGGCCGCTGTCGCCGTGGGCGACTCGCTGCGCGACACCGATGTGGACGGCGCGGTGCGCCTGGACGCGCAAGGCCAGCCGATTCCGGATCGCGAGCTGCGCCGCCTGTTCGATTACTTCCTGAGCCGCAGCGGCGAGCAGTCGCCCGAAGCGATCCGCTCGGCCTTGCTCGAACATCTGCAATCGCGATTGGCGCCGCCGGCGTTGGCGACGGTGCTGGCGTGGTTCGATGCGTATCTGCTGCTGGAACACGATTCGGCGACGCTGGCGCAGGCCAGCGACGACCGCGAGCACACCTTCGCGCGAGTGCGCTCGCTGCGCCGCGAGCGCCTGGGCGAAGCCCTGGCCGATGCCTGGTACGGGGAAGAAGAGCGTGCCTTCGAACTGGCGGATGCGCGCAGCAAACTGTTGGCCGAGCGCGGCTTGAGCGAGGCCGAACGCAACCGGCGCCTGGCCGAACTCAACGCCATGTCGGCCGATGCGACGCCGCAGGCGGCGCAACTGGACGAGGCGCTGCGGCAGAACCGCGAGTTCGAACTTGCCGGCGTCGATGCCGCCACCCGTTATGCCGAGCGCGAAGCACAGTTCGGCGCGCAGGCCGCGCAGCGCCTGGGCGAACTGGATCAGCGCCGCGCGCAATGGCAACTACGGCTGCGCAGTTACGCCGCGCAGCGCCAGAGCGTGCTCGCCGACAACGCGCTCAGCCAGAGCCAGCGTCAGCAGCGGCTGGACGCGCTGCTCGCGCGCTTCGACGCCAACGAACAAAGGCGGGTGGATGCCTTGACGCGTAACGGAAAGCTGCCGGGGCAGTGA
- a CDS encoding DUF4426 domain-containing protein, protein MTARRLLASMLCAAALLSGCGREASAPPPQVGHTASNEAVRIGDAVMNISAIQTDKLPAQIVQRYGAERNARTVLIVVAMRFGEDATATSVPLDKVQVVVTDLLGRKQEIAMREVREGDSIDYVGTVTVSPPDTLRFQVKASNSHGIYPAQFNRDFF, encoded by the coding sequence ATGACGGCGCGCCGCCTGCTGGCATCGATGCTGTGCGCGGCCGCACTGCTGAGCGGCTGCGGGCGCGAAGCCTCGGCGCCGCCGCCGCAAGTCGGCCACACCGCCAGCAACGAGGCGGTGCGCATCGGCGATGCGGTCATGAACATCAGCGCGATCCAGACCGACAAACTGCCGGCGCAGATCGTGCAACGCTACGGCGCCGAACGTAACGCGCGCACCGTGCTGATCGTCGTCGCCATGCGTTTCGGCGAAGACGCCACCGCCACGTCGGTGCCCCTGGACAAGGTGCAGGTGGTCGTCACCGACCTGCTCGGCCGCAAGCAGGAGATCGCGATGCGCGAAGTGCGCGAGGGCGACTCGATCGATTACGTCGGCACGGTCACGGTGTCGCCGCCGGATACCCTGCGTTTCCAGGTGAAGGCGTCGAACAGCCACGGCATCTATCCGGCGCAGTTCAACCGCGATTTCTTCTAA